In the Deltaproteobacteria bacterium genome, CTTATCACCATACTCAGGGTCCGGGATACGGCCCGCATGGCAATAGGGAAATCCAAAGTGAAGGCCCGGTTTCGGCGCCTGATGAAGGGTATCCGGAGGCTGATCGTCACCCATCCAGTCACGGCCGTTGTTGGTGAACCACAGAGCCTTCGTTACCGGATGCCAGTCAAAACCTACCGTATTTCGAATGCCCTCCGCAAAGATCTCGAGGTCTGTTCCGTCCGGCTGCATTCGCATAATACCGGCATACCGTTCATCTTTTCTCTCGCAGATGTTGCAAGGCGCTCCTACCGGAACGTAGAGTTTCCCGTCGGGACCAAAGGCAATATACTTCCAGCCGTGATGTTCATCGTCAGGAAAGTCGGAACGCCACACCATTGGGCTCATGAAGCCCTTCGGCAATGGTGAGCACCCCATCCCCTCGATGATCTCCATCGAGATCCTGCACGGCATACACTTTGCCTTCCTTGCGGGTGCTTACGATGAGGGTCCCTCTGGGCCCCAGGGCCATGGATCGGGCGCCCGGCAATCCCTTCATGTAGAGGGAAATGCGAAAACCCGGAGGTAAAACGATTTCTTCCAGATGAATTCCGGGATACGGCAGAGCGGGGTTGGCGCCCAAACACGAAGGGAACACTAACAGACCCACTGCCAGGGCAGGAAGGACAAGAAACAGCTTCATGACTTGTGGTTTCATCGTGATATCCGGTTGACGGGAGGTTTTCTTCGTCTGTTCCCCGTCATTACAGGCTGCATGTTTTCGGATGTCACCTATCCGGTGTGGAGCTAGGAATCCGACGGCGTCGATCTACCAGGAGAGGGCGCCGTAATAAAGCGAAGATCCCCTCTTTCGAAATGCGGTGGACGGATCCAAATGACCTCTTCCAACGGCGCGCACCGGGTGTAAATGCGGTCAAGCCTGTATTTTGGTCGAAATATGCATGTAGGCAGTAAACGCTTCCTCTTGTATTCGCGGACTTGATGTAAGATCGTATTTCCCCCGATATCGAACAAATACAAAGAGTTAAAGTCCCTCTTTCAGATCGGGACAATGGGCCGGGTCCGACCATGAATTCCTTGGTACGCGTCCTGACCGGTTTTCTGCGATCAGCTTCGAATGGAATTCCATGATATTTACAGACAAAGAACCCATCGCGCGAGCAACGCCCGGTCCTGGTTCCAGAGATTGAGCAGGCCGAGAGGACGAGAAATACCGGAGTGTTCCCCTATGGGCGGTCGGCGTCATACGAGGATAACAATATCACGTATGAACGCAAAGCGGAAGACCTCGTAAGCCGACTCCGAGGACGACTTCGGACTTCACGATCACCGGCAACCGGGTTGTTCAAGCATACAGGAGAAAACGCCACAAAATACATGATAGGGGATATTTTAAAGTAAATTTGAATGTGAGATAGAGGTAACCATGATAAGGCATCCGCCCTGGGTCAAGCCTGCACCGACCCTCTCGCAATGGGTGACGACATGTTTTACTGGTCACTGATTATTTTCATCGTTTTTGCCGTCGAGGTCGTTTTCGGGTTAACCGGAGGAGTCGCTGCGGCTGCAGGGATGGCCACGATTTTGTTTTTTCTTTTTCTCGTTATTCTCATCCTCTTCCTGCTTTCCGGACTGGCCGGACGTCGACCGCCGGCGTGGTGACCGTCTCGAATCCGCTTGATCTCTTCTTCTGAAAACGGCTTGGACTTAAGAGTCATGGGCGCCGCCGACTCTGTTTGCGGACAGGAGCGTCGGAACCGACAAAGCCATGTTCAGGGAATTGGATATGGGCGAGCGGAGATACAGCATCTTCATTGCTGATGACCAGACGCTTATTCG is a window encoding:
- a CDS encoding DUF1328 domain-containing protein yields the protein MFYWSLIIFIVFAVEVVFGLTGGVAAAAGMATILFFLFLVILILFLLSGLAGRRPPAW